In one Fodinicola acaciae genomic region, the following are encoded:
- a CDS encoding DEAD/DEAH box helicase, with amino-acid sequence MFSPQGVPKRTGLGRSEKSESVVLDVSPGELAPWEPGHPLTAKPLPEDKSWQFIVYGGRYDVGLARKELVETFGRDDKEADGRVGGETALFAFTVDADGCLIAGTATLSACAWALSRLQSPGPNHRGWLDGFEFEERAFVDALDRLAPHKPEAVAEPTGALASVGEAVAQHVKGAAADAIAEGAKATGVAVGAAVGVGVGSVAGPIAGGIAGAVAGKFAERLLTPGRRRTAADDNTQPAESDAGPTLPRLRLTMSDLHSFVSQLAAAMGIEKKLDIAGVRVKCVQVHVKSDDAAGTEQSFLNSFIANDLAQIEQAVAADSFGAALSTYLAEASVATKIDVRSDRATVLSSVEPEAIPGGRWPVTTDWPLVMSQQFSVNQIMRELANHSGIFAVNGPPGTGKTTMLRDVLAAVVVDRARQLAGLRDPLDAFGEQVDQVEEVYSRATAKVHSVRPDLTGFEIVVATASNNAATNVTAEIPALGAVEGAVDEAVATDYFTDLASRVLDRPAWGLVAAALGNMENRNTFGHRFWWSDKDDTRAGMQEIFKKVREQPGTVQSWPAAVQAFQDAESALAVHAARRQAIADEISKLPQYEAAVRDLANAIGQLQAICDDHRNAARRASELERETQRIFEDVDREYQDWPRHKPSFWVVLSTWGRAGREWHQRHNELAAQRDGVRTQRDSHRDAAARHQSHLSQALHALEAKRKEHEQAERRLANAQVKITFAQRHWPGCVPNALADETEFQLCAPWGDPEFTAARNKLFLAALRLHKAFIFHSEKKIRHNLAVIVAFVRGRVKLRPETLLAAWQTLFLVVPMVSTTFASLPRLFAGLGSESLGWLFIDEAGQATAQQAAGGLWRCRRAVIVGDPQQLEPIVTLPRPAQDALRNYYGVSEQWTPDKTSVQLVADRHARFGTSLRDPGSDEEIWVGSPLRVHRRCDQPMFDISNTIAYGGDLMVFGTPPREPFAGDNAWINVSGPASDNWVPAEGEALAELLTELIRNGIDAKNIRVISPFRDAVAGSKGVARTTLRSLFDPKTAREFTEENVGTIHTVQGQEANVVVLVLGSKPDNNGARRWAADKPNLLNVAVSRAKRRLYVIGDKDKWRNLPYFNVLASTLPERPPSA; translated from the coding sequence ATGTTCAGCCCGCAAGGCGTACCGAAGCGCACCGGTCTCGGCCGCAGCGAGAAGTCGGAGTCGGTGGTCCTGGACGTCTCACCGGGTGAGCTTGCGCCGTGGGAGCCGGGCCATCCTCTCACCGCCAAGCCCCTGCCGGAGGACAAGAGCTGGCAGTTCATCGTCTATGGCGGCCGGTACGACGTGGGCTTGGCACGCAAGGAACTGGTCGAGACGTTTGGACGCGACGACAAGGAGGCCGACGGCCGTGTGGGTGGCGAGACAGCGCTTTTCGCGTTCACCGTCGACGCGGACGGATGCTTGATCGCCGGCACGGCGACGTTGTCCGCTTGCGCATGGGCACTCAGCAGGTTGCAGTCGCCGGGACCGAACCATCGCGGGTGGCTGGATGGATTCGAGTTCGAGGAACGCGCATTCGTCGATGCGTTGGACCGGCTGGCGCCGCACAAACCCGAGGCCGTCGCCGAGCCGACGGGTGCACTTGCGTCCGTTGGCGAAGCCGTTGCCCAGCATGTCAAGGGCGCGGCCGCAGACGCGATCGCGGAAGGCGCCAAAGCAACCGGCGTGGCGGTTGGCGCCGCCGTCGGCGTCGGCGTGGGCTCGGTTGCCGGACCAATAGCCGGAGGCATCGCCGGCGCCGTTGCCGGGAAGTTCGCCGAACGGCTGCTCACGCCCGGCCGTCGGCGTACGGCTGCCGATGACAACACGCAGCCAGCTGAGAGCGACGCTGGTCCGACCCTCCCGCGTCTTCGTTTGACGATGTCAGATCTCCACTCGTTCGTCTCCCAGTTGGCCGCGGCGATGGGTATCGAGAAGAAACTCGACATCGCCGGCGTCAGGGTGAAATGCGTTCAGGTTCACGTGAAGAGCGATGACGCGGCCGGCACCGAACAGAGCTTCCTCAACAGCTTTATCGCCAACGATCTGGCGCAGATCGAGCAGGCAGTGGCGGCCGACAGCTTTGGTGCTGCACTCTCGACCTATCTGGCCGAAGCATCGGTTGCTACCAAAATCGACGTACGCTCCGATCGGGCGACTGTGCTGTCATCGGTTGAGCCTGAGGCGATCCCTGGCGGGCGGTGGCCGGTAACGACGGACTGGCCGCTGGTGATGAGCCAGCAGTTCTCCGTCAACCAGATTATGCGCGAGCTGGCCAACCACTCGGGAATTTTCGCTGTCAACGGCCCACCGGGCACCGGCAAGACGACGATGTTGCGAGACGTACTCGCGGCCGTTGTCGTCGACCGCGCGAGACAACTCGCCGGGCTGCGGGATCCGTTGGACGCTTTCGGCGAGCAGGTCGATCAGGTCGAGGAGGTCTACAGCAGAGCGACCGCCAAGGTTCACAGCGTACGGCCCGACCTGACCGGTTTCGAGATCGTCGTCGCCACCGCGAGCAACAACGCCGCCACGAACGTCACCGCCGAAATTCCGGCGCTCGGCGCGGTCGAAGGCGCGGTGGACGAGGCCGTGGCGACGGACTACTTCACGGACCTGGCGTCACGCGTGTTGGATCGTCCCGCCTGGGGGTTGGTTGCCGCCGCACTGGGAAACATGGAGAATCGCAACACTTTTGGTCATCGATTCTGGTGGAGCGACAAGGACGACACGCGCGCGGGAATGCAGGAGATTTTCAAGAAAGTCCGCGAACAGCCCGGCACAGTCCAGAGCTGGCCCGCCGCGGTTCAGGCGTTCCAGGACGCCGAGTCCGCGCTCGCCGTCCACGCGGCCCGCCGGCAGGCGATCGCGGACGAGATCAGCAAGCTTCCCCAGTATGAGGCCGCGGTCCGCGATCTCGCGAACGCGATCGGCCAACTCCAGGCCATCTGCGACGATCACCGGAATGCCGCCAGGCGAGCCAGCGAGCTCGAGCGGGAAACACAGCGCATTTTCGAGGACGTCGACCGCGAATACCAGGACTGGCCCCGCCACAAGCCGAGCTTCTGGGTCGTACTGTCCACGTGGGGCCGCGCAGGTCGCGAGTGGCACCAGCGGCATAACGAACTGGCCGCCCAGCGGGACGGCGTACGAACGCAGCGAGACAGTCACCGTGACGCCGCGGCACGGCACCAGTCGCACCTGTCGCAGGCGCTGCACGCTCTGGAAGCGAAAAGAAAAGAACACGAACAGGCGGAGCGACGCCTCGCCAATGCTCAGGTGAAAATCACCTTCGCCCAGCGGCACTGGCCGGGATGCGTCCCCAACGCTCTCGCGGACGAGACGGAATTCCAGTTGTGTGCCCCGTGGGGAGATCCGGAGTTCACCGCGGCACGCAACAAGCTGTTTCTTGCCGCGTTGCGCTTGCACAAGGCATTCATCTTCCACTCGGAGAAGAAGATTCGGCACAACCTGGCGGTGATCGTCGCCTTTGTCCGTGGCAGAGTCAAACTGCGGCCGGAGACACTTCTGGCGGCCTGGCAGACGCTTTTTCTGGTCGTACCCATGGTGTCGACCACGTTTGCATCGCTGCCGCGCCTGTTCGCCGGTTTGGGCAGCGAATCCCTCGGCTGGCTTTTCATCGACGAGGCCGGCCAGGCCACCGCACAACAGGCCGCGGGTGGTTTGTGGCGTTGCCGCCGAGCCGTCATCGTCGGTGATCCACAACAGCTCGAGCCCATCGTCACGTTGCCCCGGCCCGCTCAGGACGCTTTGCGCAATTACTACGGCGTATCCGAACAATGGACTCCGGACAAGACCTCGGTCCAACTGGTGGCCGACCGCCACGCGCGATTCGGCACCTCGCTGCGTGATCCCGGCAGCGACGAGGAGATCTGGGTCGGCTCGCCCCTGCGCGTCCACCGTCGCTGCGACCAGCCGATGTTCGACATCTCCAACACGATTGCGTACGGCGGCGACCTCATGGTCTTCGGGACTCCCCCACGAGAGCCTTTCGCCGGCGACAACGCGTGGATCAACGTCTCCGGACCCGCATCCGACAACTGGGTGCCGGCCGAAGGTGAAGCACTGGCCGAGCTTCTGACCGAGTTGATCAGGAATGGAATCGACGCCAAGAACATTCGCGTGATCAGCCCGTTCCGCGACGCCGTGGCCGGCAGCAAAGGAGTAGCCAGGACGACGCTAAGGAGCCTGTTCGATCCGAAGACCGCCAGGGAATTCACCGAGGAGAACGTCGGCACGATACATACGGTCCAAGGTCAGGAGGCGAACGTTGTCGTCCTGGTCCTCGGCAGCAAACCCGACAACAACGGTGCACGTCGATGGGCGGCGGACAAGCCCAACCTCCTCAACGTCGCCGTGTCGCGGGCGAAGCGGCGCCTCTACGTCATTGGCGACAAAGACAAGTGGCGCAACCTGCCGTATTTCAACGTACTCGCCAGCACTCTCCCCGAACGACCACCGTCCGCCTAG
- a CDS encoding EcsC family protein: MAGVVSEVVAGPVAGVFRSWLGRAVEIGIDGVGPFRGAVALAAPLVRRGVPAEQVIDRLTMTQSGHAALQGAVTSVGGIATAALGAPVGLAAALMVQARLAAAIAHVYGHDLADSDVRAAVGECVWGTTETTTARSSGVTAGTKAAGVILPRVQAAAARRSAARLAAGKSAGAIASRVASSSATKIVPVVGAVIGGAFDLISTRRVAKRAKTRFGTLVLSDTGSCGAGDPSPRRTRAGGGRRATGCGW, translated from the coding sequence GTGGCTGGTGTAGTCAGCGAGGTGGTGGCCGGGCCGGTCGCCGGGGTGTTCCGGTCGTGGTTGGGGCGTGCCGTCGAGATCGGTATCGACGGTGTGGGTCCGTTTCGTGGGGCCGTCGCGCTGGCCGCGCCGCTGGTGCGGCGAGGCGTTCCGGCGGAGCAGGTGATCGACCGGCTGACGATGACGCAGAGCGGCCATGCCGCGCTCCAAGGGGCCGTCACCAGCGTTGGAGGGATCGCGACCGCCGCTTTGGGCGCGCCTGTCGGTCTTGCGGCCGCTCTCATGGTGCAGGCGCGCCTTGCCGCCGCCATCGCTCACGTCTACGGTCATGACCTGGCCGACTCCGACGTACGGGCAGCTGTCGGGGAGTGTGTCTGGGGCACGACGGAGACCACGACCGCTCGAAGCAGTGGTGTCACCGCTGGTACGAAGGCGGCCGGCGTGATCCTGCCGCGAGTCCAAGCCGCGGCGGCTCGACGCAGCGCCGCGCGGTTGGCCGCAGGCAAGTCCGCGGGTGCGATCGCATCGCGAGTCGCCAGCTCCAGCGCTACCAAGATCGTTCCTGTTGTCGGGGCAGTCATCGGCGGCGCGTTCGACCTCATCTCGACCCGACGTGTCGCCAAACGCGCGAAAACCCGCTTCGGCACCCTCGTCCTGTCTGACACCGGATCCTGCGGCGCAGGCGATCCTAGTCCGCGACGTACGCGGGCCGGAGGAGGTCGACGAGCGACTGGTTGCGGATGGTGA
- a CDS encoding helicase-associated domain-containing protein translates to MEQGSFAEYLAGLDEAALTEVLRRRPDVRAEPVPRGFVQLAERLSGHESLGAAMREVDRDAVTVSRAVAALGGSSKTASVARMLDAPEESVRTSVAELCARGLAWTHEGVVSLPEPLAAHWLAEIGGGRPAATIAKTAYADDLRATVAALGVDTDGLRKVELVDRLSEALTDVQALAKILAALPRSARDVLDSMRHNQGRDYYFYGAGIDKRIQPLREAGLVIKLNHGWELPQEVAATAWLADQGTALTGRPDIPVAATSPSPVHTTAVRTVTGLLDDARSRPIAALKKGGVGARERSRLAAQLAVDTEVVSLAIDVSYAAGLLGRADSGYAPTEAYAQWRDAEPARQWAELVIAWFTLELAPTSRETQDDKECPPPLPLASGAGMMRRALLRAAAGGRSVTAAGRQIDWFCPLHGYDAGQSRQKLAAAVREGEVLGIIAADTLTDGGEQLVATKDAPEQLAGRVAAAFPDAACKVIPQSDLTAVVSGQPSLAVSRLLTAAAVRETHGAASIWRFSADSVRAALDAGWTSDDLRAQLAAIADRPLPQPLDYLIADVGRQHGHVRVRSVRSCVIADEATAAEMLHTRKLAKLQLALLSPTVLASTAEPDDVLTVLRAAGFAPVAEDATGAVIVQRPDDQEAAGKASRTAIPGRARVEATELAARLLADPHGANSATTDTYRQLANLNSQLTEAELILLADALDEKHDILISYRDKNGTRSWREIQPLQLYGRWLTAWCHLRNGERDFTVANIGSVAPA, encoded by the coding sequence GTGGAGCAGGGGTCATTCGCGGAGTATCTGGCCGGGCTGGACGAGGCGGCACTGACAGAGGTGCTGCGGCGGCGTCCGGATGTACGGGCAGAGCCGGTGCCCAGGGGGTTCGTGCAGTTGGCCGAGCGGCTCAGCGGCCACGAATCGCTGGGCGCGGCGATGCGCGAGGTCGACCGGGACGCGGTGACCGTCAGCCGGGCTGTCGCGGCACTGGGCGGGAGCTCCAAAACAGCAAGCGTGGCGCGGATGCTGGACGCACCCGAGGAAAGCGTACGGACATCGGTGGCCGAGCTGTGCGCTCGCGGCCTCGCCTGGACGCACGAGGGTGTGGTGTCACTGCCGGAGCCGCTGGCGGCGCACTGGTTGGCGGAGATCGGCGGTGGGCGGCCGGCGGCCACGATCGCGAAGACGGCGTACGCGGATGACCTGCGCGCGACGGTCGCGGCGCTCGGTGTCGACACCGATGGGCTGCGCAAGGTTGAGCTGGTGGACAGGCTGTCCGAAGCGCTGACGGATGTCCAGGCGCTGGCGAAGATCCTCGCGGCGCTGCCAAGATCGGCGCGCGACGTCCTCGACTCGATGCGGCACAACCAGGGCCGCGATTACTACTTCTACGGTGCCGGCATCGACAAGCGGATCCAACCGCTGCGGGAGGCCGGCCTGGTCATCAAGCTCAACCACGGATGGGAGCTGCCGCAGGAGGTCGCGGCCACGGCCTGGCTGGCCGACCAGGGTACGGCGTTGACCGGGCGGCCGGACATTCCGGTCGCGGCGACCTCGCCATCGCCGGTGCACACCACCGCGGTGCGTACGGTGACCGGCCTGTTGGACGACGCCCGGTCGCGGCCGATCGCCGCGTTGAAGAAAGGCGGCGTGGGTGCGCGGGAGCGGTCGCGGCTGGCGGCGCAGCTCGCTGTCGACACCGAAGTCGTCTCACTCGCCATCGACGTCAGCTACGCCGCCGGCCTGCTCGGGCGAGCGGACAGCGGGTACGCGCCGACCGAGGCGTACGCCCAATGGCGCGACGCCGAGCCCGCGCGGCAGTGGGCCGAGCTGGTGATCGCCTGGTTCACCCTGGAGCTCGCGCCGACCAGCCGCGAGACGCAGGACGACAAGGAGTGTCCGCCACCGCTGCCCCTCGCGTCCGGAGCAGGCATGATGCGGCGGGCACTGCTGCGCGCCGCGGCCGGCGGACGGTCGGTCACGGCGGCTGGCCGGCAGATCGACTGGTTCTGTCCACTTCACGGCTATGACGCCGGACAGTCGCGGCAAAAACTCGCCGCAGCCGTACGCGAGGGCGAAGTGCTCGGCATCATCGCCGCCGACACGTTGACCGATGGCGGCGAGCAGCTGGTCGCCACCAAGGACGCGCCAGAGCAGCTGGCCGGTCGGGTCGCGGCGGCGTTTCCGGACGCGGCGTGCAAGGTCATCCCGCAGTCGGACCTCACCGCCGTCGTGTCCGGCCAGCCGAGCCTGGCGGTTTCCCGACTGCTGACCGCCGCCGCCGTACGCGAAACCCATGGCGCGGCAAGCATCTGGCGTTTCAGCGCCGACAGCGTACGAGCGGCCCTGGACGCCGGCTGGACCTCGGACGACCTGCGTGCACAGCTCGCCGCGATCGCCGACCGGCCGCTGCCGCAACCGCTGGACTACCTCATCGCCGACGTCGGGCGGCAGCACGGCCACGTGCGGGTCCGCAGCGTACGCTCGTGCGTCATCGCGGACGAGGCGACAGCGGCCGAAATGCTGCACACCCGCAAACTGGCCAAGCTTCAGCTGGCGCTGCTCTCTCCCACCGTGCTCGCCAGCACCGCCGAACCCGATGACGTGCTGACCGTGCTCCGGGCCGCCGGTTTCGCGCCAGTTGCCGAAGACGCCACCGGCGCCGTCATCGTCCAGCGCCCGGACGACCAGGAGGCTGCCGGAAAGGCAAGCAGGACAGCAATTCCCGGCCGCGCGCGGGTCGAGGCCACCGAGCTCGCCGCGCGACTGCTGGCTGACCCGCACGGCGCGAACTCCGCGACCACCGACACCTACCGGCAGCTGGCCAACCTCAACTCACAGCTCACCGAGGCAGAGCTCATCCTGTTGGCCGACGCGCTCGACGAGAAACACGACATCCTGATCAGCTATCGCGACAAGAACGGCACTCGCAGCTGGCGGGAAATCCAACCACTCCAACTGTACGGCCGCTGGCTGACCGCCTGGTGTCACCTCCGCAACGGAGAACGCGACTTCACCGTCGCCAACATCGGTTCGGTCGCGCCAGCCTGA
- a CDS encoding hydroxymethylglutaryl-CoA lyase, which translates to MRITDVVLRDGLQDEPVIVSTVDKVRIFDALVDAGVREIEAVSFVSRHRVPQMADAESLLSALGRRPGTRISGIALNLRGALRARDCQLDELRLVVSASEGHSAANAGRTTEKALDEIDEAVASLPGIDLVGAVSTAFVCPYDGVLSAARLLWVVGRLFSAGLRRISLADTLGTATPDHVRRSVDAVRSAYPDVELSLHLHNTAGQALDSVDAVAGLGIVGLDSSLGGLGGCPFAPGAAGNLDTATLVRHLDSRDIPTGISLSALHDATTLLTSILSHSPAA; encoded by the coding sequence GTGAGGATCACCGACGTCGTGCTGCGCGACGGCCTGCAGGACGAGCCGGTCATCGTGTCCACTGTGGACAAAGTGCGGATCTTCGACGCACTTGTGGACGCCGGCGTACGCGAAATCGAGGCTGTGTCATTTGTGTCGAGACATCGCGTGCCACAGATGGCCGACGCCGAGTCCTTGCTTTCCGCGCTTGGTCGGCGGCCTGGCACACGGATCAGTGGCATCGCCTTGAATCTACGCGGTGCCTTGCGCGCCAGAGATTGCCAGCTGGACGAGCTGCGGCTCGTGGTGTCCGCAAGCGAAGGTCACAGTGCGGCGAACGCCGGACGTACCACCGAAAAAGCGCTCGACGAGATCGACGAAGCGGTCGCCTCTCTGCCCGGCATTGACCTGGTCGGCGCGGTGTCGACGGCATTTGTCTGCCCGTACGACGGCGTGCTGTCAGCCGCGCGCCTCCTCTGGGTCGTCGGCCGCCTGTTTTCCGCCGGCCTGCGCCGAATCAGCCTCGCCGACACCCTCGGCACCGCCACTCCGGACCACGTCCGCCGCTCCGTCGACGCCGTCCGCTCCGCGTACCCTGATGTCGAGCTTTCCTTGCACCTGCACAACACCGCCGGCCAAGCCCTCGACAGTGTCGATGCGGTCGCCGGCCTCGGCATCGTCGGCCTCGACAGCTCTCTCGGCGGCCTCGGCGGCTGCCCCTTCGCCCCAGGCGCCGCCGGCAACCTCGACACGGCGACTTTGGTGCGCCACCTCGACTCCCGCGACATCCCCACCGGCATCTCCCTCTCCGCCTTACACGACGCCACCACCCTCCTCACCTCCATCCTCAGCCACTCACCGGCCGCCTAA
- a CDS encoding DUF397 domain-containing protein has protein sequence MSSSWRKSTRSGNNGGECVEVATKATRTFVRDTKLGETSPVLGFSSDAWKRFLGTIK, from the coding sequence ATGTCGTCTAGTTGGCGTAAGAGCACGCGCTCAGGAAACAACGGGGGTGAATGCGTAGAGGTGGCCACCAAGGCCACGCGGACCTTTGTACGAGACACCAAACTCGGTGAGACGAGCCCCGTGCTTGGGTTCAGCTCAGACGCGTGGAAGCGATTTCTGGGCACCATCAAGTAA
- a CDS encoding SWIM zinc finger family protein — protein sequence MSDWFPPPSRPLAVEGGIKARSARGAIGQTWWSSRFVEVLEGIGLGNRLQRGRSYARKGQVLSLEVSAGSVTALVQGSRPRPYRTRIGITAYGKRDWSELERTLANNAWYAAKMLAGDMPEDIEDVFAELGLSLFPADAAELSMDCSCPDWEVPCKHLAAVFYLLAEAFDDDPFQILAWRGRAREDLLDNLRATRTSGPPAADADRRGTPLSECLESYFARQSDVVVAPASPSPSLLDDLPPLTVTIRNQSLVDLLRPAYVAD from the coding sequence ATGAGTGACTGGTTCCCACCGCCGTCGCGCCCGCTGGCCGTGGAAGGCGGCATCAAGGCCCGCAGCGCACGCGGCGCGATCGGGCAGACCTGGTGGTCATCGCGCTTTGTCGAGGTCCTGGAGGGAATAGGCCTCGGCAACCGGCTGCAGCGCGGGCGCAGCTATGCCCGGAAGGGGCAGGTGCTGTCACTGGAGGTCAGCGCCGGATCGGTCACCGCTCTCGTCCAAGGCAGCCGGCCCCGGCCCTACCGGACGCGCATCGGCATCACCGCGTACGGCAAGCGCGACTGGAGCGAACTGGAACGTACGCTGGCAAACAATGCCTGGTACGCGGCCAAAATGCTCGCCGGCGACATGCCCGAGGACATCGAGGACGTGTTCGCCGAGCTCGGCCTGTCGCTTTTCCCGGCGGATGCCGCGGAACTGTCGATGGACTGCTCATGCCCCGACTGGGAAGTGCCCTGCAAACACCTCGCCGCGGTTTTTTATCTGCTGGCCGAAGCCTTTGACGACGACCCGTTCCAGATCCTCGCGTGGCGCGGCCGCGCCCGAGAGGACCTCCTTGACAACCTCCGCGCCACCCGTACGTCCGGCCCGCCGGCCGCCGACGCCGACCGCCGCGGCACTCCCCTGTCCGAGTGTCTGGAGTCCTATTTCGCCCGCCAGTCCGACGTCGTCGTCGCTCCGGCCTCGCCTTCACCCAGCCTCCTTGACGACCTGCCCCCTCTGACCGTCACCATCCGCAACCAGTCGCTCGTCGACCTCCTCCGGCCCGCGTACGTCGCGGACTAG
- a CDS encoding CaiB/BaiF CoA transferase family protein produces the protein MTGPLDGIRVLELGNFIAAPFAGRVFADFGADVIKVERPGGGDELRGWRSLRGGTSMLWRTIGRNKRSVTLDLRKSAGQRLIRKLVAKCDVVLENFRPGTLERWNLGPTQLQAVNPELVLVRISGYGQTGPYADRAGFGGVAEAFGGLRYVTGDPASPPSRSATSIGDEVAGLYAVIGALMAMLARVRNRQAVPIVDVALYEAVFSLMESLVPDYDAYGVVRERTGGNLPGVAPSGVFPCKEGHWVVIGGNANAVFARLMRAIGRPDLADDPDLADGPGRGRRSDELNAIIAGWTADHRVEEVLDVLTQAGVPAGPVNDASAIAADPHFQARGMLVTHEVEVDGSSRPVRFPGVVPKIPAAPGRMRWPGPELGAHNDEVFRDLLDVSADELADLRAEGVIS, from the coding sequence ATGACCGGTCCGCTCGACGGCATCCGTGTGCTGGAGCTGGGAAACTTCATCGCCGCCCCGTTCGCCGGCCGGGTCTTCGCGGATTTCGGTGCCGATGTGATCAAAGTCGAGCGACCTGGTGGTGGCGACGAGCTGCGCGGCTGGCGGTCGCTGCGCGGCGGCACGTCGATGCTGTGGCGCACGATCGGACGCAACAAGAGATCGGTGACGCTCGACCTGCGCAAGTCCGCCGGGCAGCGGCTGATCCGTAAGCTGGTCGCCAAATGCGATGTGGTGCTGGAAAACTTCCGTCCCGGCACGCTGGAGCGGTGGAACCTCGGGCCGACGCAGCTGCAGGCCGTCAATCCGGAGCTCGTGCTGGTGCGGATCTCCGGCTATGGCCAGACCGGTCCGTACGCGGATCGGGCCGGGTTCGGCGGCGTCGCCGAGGCCTTTGGCGGTTTGCGTTACGTCACCGGCGATCCGGCCAGTCCACCGTCGCGGTCGGCGACCAGCATCGGTGACGAGGTCGCCGGTCTCTACGCGGTGATCGGCGCGCTGATGGCGATGTTGGCACGCGTTCGCAACAGGCAGGCCGTGCCGATCGTCGACGTTGCCTTGTATGAGGCGGTTTTCTCGCTGATGGAGTCGTTGGTGCCGGACTATGACGCTTACGGCGTCGTGCGTGAGCGTACCGGCGGCAACCTGCCGGGTGTGGCACCTTCCGGCGTTTTTCCTTGCAAGGAGGGCCATTGGGTGGTGATCGGCGGCAACGCGAACGCCGTTTTCGCTCGGCTGATGCGCGCCATCGGCCGGCCCGACCTGGCCGACGATCCTGATCTGGCCGACGGTCCAGGCCGCGGCCGGCGTTCCGACGAGCTGAACGCGATCATCGCTGGTTGGACCGCTGATCACCGAGTCGAGGAGGTCCTCGACGTGTTGACACAAGCGGGCGTGCCGGCCGGTCCGGTCAACGACGCCAGCGCGATCGCCGCCGACCCGCACTTCCAGGCGCGCGGCATGCTCGTGACCCACGAGGTCGAGGTCGACGGCTCGTCCCGGCCCGTACGCTTTCCTGGCGTGGTGCCAAAAATTCCGGCCGCGCCAGGGCGGATGCGGTGGCCGGGGCCGGAGCTCGGTGCGCACAACGACGAGGTTTTCCGCGACCTGCTTGACGTTTCAGCCGACGAGCTGGCCGATCTGCGTGCGGAAGGAGTGATTTCGTGA
- a CDS encoding Scr1 family TA system antitoxin-like transcriptional regulator has translation MQFSAGVHAAMLGGFLILSFPQNSEPQTVYQDGTNGAIYHEKPHEVEPYRKQFQDLEQLALDQKRSHDLLAAAEREFRNVV, from the coding sequence TTGCAGTTTAGTGCTGGCGTCCATGCGGCGATGCTCGGTGGCTTCCTCATCCTCTCGTTCCCGCAAAACTCGGAGCCACAAACGGTCTACCAGGACGGTACGAACGGAGCGATTTACCACGAGAAACCGCATGAAGTAGAGCCATACCGGAAACAGTTTCAGGACCTTGAACAGCTCGCACTCGACCAGAAGCGGTCCCACGACCTATTGGCGGCGGCAGAAAGGGAGTTCCGCAATGTCGTCTAG
- a CDS encoding CsbD family protein: protein MSLGENIGNRAEELAGKAKEVLGKVTGDSRTEAEGQGQQLKAKGKDALDNVTGKVSGFVDGVTGGDKQ from the coding sequence ATGAGTCTGGGAGAGAACATCGGCAACCGGGCCGAAGAACTGGCCGGAAAGGCCAAAGAGGTGCTCGGAAAGGTCACCGGCGACAGCCGCACCGAGGCCGAAGGGCAGGGCCAGCAGCTCAAGGCCAAAGGCAAGGACGCGCTGGACAACGTGACCGGGAAGGTCAGCGGATTCGTCGACGGTGTGACCGGCGGCGACAAGCAGTAG